Within the Bombyx mori chromosome 24, ASM3026992v2 genome, the region AAGAGTACATACACATTTGCCGGgaaatgtacatatacattACACTCAGTTCGCATATACCTAACTTTTTGGCAAATGTCTACATTTACcggtaaaagtgtacatttcccaAGAGTGTATATTTACCGTGACAGATTAGTTAATGGATCGATCCCATTGGTGCCTTTGTAAATCCTGTTATGTACCTGTGGAAGCGCATTCTTCGTATGCATGACAAAATGGTTCGTCTGAAGGCGAgaaattaaggtggcgccaccgTAACAactgttataatttaaaatgataaagAGCTAAATAAGACTAAATTGATTTAATAGATACTATAATTATTGGGCAtgaaataagataaaataaaggcttatttaatcttatttatataatattttaaataattaaaataaatcaacgCCATATTCATTTAATAAGGGTGGGTTCGGCGTTTGCATCATTATCTATCAATTTAAACTTGAACGAAATACGCTTCGGAGCGGATAGGTTATCAGGCGCACATAAGAAAGCAAGAGATTATTTGATTCCATAGAAAACTTTTACTCGTGTACTTATATATTTTGTGAAAGATTAAGTACCTATTGTTTAAATCCACTTAGAAATACTAAATTATGCAACCTTCGTAAGTTTCATCCatattgtttaaattatatCTTTTGTCTAATTGACAACAGCTGAGTAGGAATAACCAGTCACCGAGGAATTATAAAGGCTTGATATTAGCGCGATCTATAGCGCTATTGCTGAAACAGCCTCAATTGTAGTTTGGCTATTCACAGATAGATGCCGTTAGTGACTCGGAATATTAACAAACATGTTCTCTTCACCCGCTttcttttaaacatttttattgtcaaagaataataaaatttgctcATAAATGTGACCAAAAGTATTGGTTTCTCTATATTAAGCACGCAGTTACTTTAGGTAGGTTGTATCTTAATATTTCTAACATCATAAATATGCGAGGgtgagtttgtttgttacgctttcacaCACGTAACAAGTAACTACCGAACAGATAATGGAAATTTTGCATAAATTTTAGGGAcagaaaaaggtttttttatctACAAAAAAGTACTATTATTGCTATTGTACATTAAGCAAGCGAGCAAAGCCGCCTGTAAAAACTACTTATTATTTAATAGCGTTAATTTAGATAATGAAGCAGTACATAACACCaatgaagaaaaataaatatcaatctATGTTcattacgtttttttattacgtcAAGGAAAAGACGTCATGTTTGGAATCAAATGTACCAGGATAGCATAAACCCCAAGAGGAGCACAACAATTTACAAAATGACAGCAACGCATTCCTTACAAAATAATACGCCATCTATAGGCCAGAGTCGTGACAACTGAAGCGGGAAACAATAAAATTCTGCTAGTttagcattttattatttattttatattgccaTTACGGCagcattaattaaattactataattaaacaaaagtgATTGTGTTCATTTTAAAATGCGTTTCATTACTTTTGGACCACGTTTTGGGTCAAATGACGTATTTCGTTGAGATCTTTGTGCGTACCTACGTGACTTGAGGCAGCGATGCGAAAGTTCAATAATCCCGCGCTGGGACCTACTAAATGGGTTCTTTGCTAACAAGCAAATTTTATAGAAAACATATCATAAGTAAATttttactcgtttttttttattgcttagataggtggacgtgctcacagcccacctggtgttaagtggttactggcccatagatctataacgtaaatgcgccactcaccttgagatataagttctaaggtctcagtatagttacaacggctgccccacccttcaaaccgaaacgcattactacttcacagcagaaataggcagggtagtagtacctacccgtgcggactcacaagaggtcctaccaccagttgtaaTTGTTCATAATTGTCTTCGTAACAGGAATTTTGCCaatcttaataattaatatccacCTGTATTTCGGGGGCGATTCTAACATTTCCTTTGGCATTAGTCTTGGGTGTTGGCGAAGCCCCAcccattaatattattatgaatttttactggtggtaggatgtcttgtgagtccgcacgggtaggtactacaaccctgcctattcctgccgtgaagcagtaatgcatttcggtttgaagtgtggggcggctgttctactgtaaaaactgagaccttagaactcaagtctcaaggttAACGTTGCAgatttctatggactccggtaaccacttagcatcagatgGGTCGTAAGGTCGTCCACCCaacgaagcaaaaaaaaatcaagcggAGCACGTACAAACTATTGAAGAGAAAAAATTGACACGAAACcttctacattatttttttatattagatttttttttatagattgtcAGGTTTATTGTAAAATCAGAACTTTTTTTGGTGTAGTTTTTTCGATTCATCAAgttgaaacaaataaaacaaatccattcaacaaacagtaaaaaaaagttttcgagCTTCAAAAACAACAAACAGGCAACGTAGGCACGACAtcgattttgtttaaaaattaccAGGATCGCATAACTAGACAGTGGTGTACTTTATTAAGTACATGTTCGATCAATGCCATCTAGGGATGGGCATTTCACTTGCCCTACCATTCGCTTGTTGTGTAACTAGCAGATAGAGGTCGCTAGATGCACAGTCGAATTAAAAGGAGACGCTTTTATAATTTACGAGTCGTGCAGTGAAGTTctaaacattataaaaaatatgttttttgatTGATAAATGCGTGGCTTTCAATTATGTCATCAtttgagcccactgagtttctcgccggatcttcttagtgggtcacgtttccgatccggtggtagattctgtgaagcacggctcttgctagggttcgtgttagcaacgtcgtcaggtttgagccccgtgagcttacctactaatttagcctctcaaggctctcggcttaggtaggaagaaaaaaatatattattatcatcatttgACAATGAGTTGACAATACCGGAGACTGTGTTGTggtctatataaatctataatcTGTTCCTTTAAGTATCGTTAAAAGCGAATAAAGAATTCTCCGGAGAAACTATTACCTATAGCTTTCTCTAAGTTCACAACGGTCGCAAACCGGCGTTTACTTGTTGTTTTTAAGACCACATTAATATCTTATTATTTTTGGCGCGAAGACAtagtttttttcaatttgaagagtggggcagtttTTATACAATGGATGCTTGGAGGTAGACGGCATTGTGATGTCTGTTAGTTCCTGTACCCTTATAGCGCCAGGCCAGATACGTCGAGATTCGAGATTCTTATAGAAAACTACGGCTCATATAATGAAACGAAAGAAAATgacatgaaaaaattaaaatttggtaCTCAGACTTTTCGAAGCCATGTCCAGCCCTTATACAAACTTCTGCTATTTCGTTGATGATAGACGactaattgtgtttttttttacacaatcaAGTCTCAATAACCGTACAATTGCAATTTGAGTAATGTAGGGCTATCGgtcattaataaaattctatTCAAAATGCTAGTACTGTAAAGTATTTCTCATGTAAATCCGATcataaaaacatcaaatttttTACATCAGATAAGATTTTACATATCAGATAATCACTTAGATCTGTAAGAATAAGAGGTAATGGATAGTAATAACAGTGTCAGAagctaaaaattacaattattattgctacattcaaataataattacatcaaCAAATATAACGTTAAtgtgtaatataatttttcgttATTTATGTCGTACACAAAACGATTTCTTTGCAACTATGTTTGTTAGTGTCTTATCGTTTTGTTACCCGATAGACAAACGGTCAACTAGATGACCATGGACACCAAAAAGAGTGTCGCTGTTAAACTAAGCCGAGGTTCCAGTATTAGAATAACTTCTGGGTTGCCGATTAGTCAAGTGTAAATGCCTTATCTAAAGGGCGATACAACTATGCAAGCAATCTATTCACAATCCATCTAGAAAAACGACTATGTCTGACGCGAAATAAGTAATGAAGTACATTGAGCTAGTGACGACGCACGAGCTATCTTTGGTTTAATATTATTACGGTCACTCAAAACAATCTGTGGATAGGTCTTCAACCGCGGATAGGGAACCATTTGTACTAGGCGCCCAGAATTACGAAGAGTTCTCAGCGAACAGTTAGCAGCCCCATCTGTGTTTATACTGTGGAATTAAACAGCAGAAAGTTTTCTGGAATCTCTGGATGGAGTTTTAAGATTAGGTCGGGATTAACTGGGAACAGCCAGATCTCGGATTTCCCTACTAGGATCACATAAGCTTGCTATGTAATTTTCAGATTTTAAGACGATTATAAGACGAAGAaagaatacagtaaaataaactactttttaaaattaatttcttttatcATATCTTGTTCAATAGTATTTGAGaagtatgtaggtatatacttgattttaattattaattaattaatttgatcaATCCCAATTTTAGGTAaataataagaagaaaaaaagaattataaaaaaggaaaaagaaaatccAATATAAACAACAAACGTTCTAGAAAGATTCGGAACTGACAATACTAGGACCACATGGCTTAAGAAGAGTATTATTAAATCCAATTTATTACTTCGCCAAACCAGTCTACGTTTTACCCATTCATTCGCTATCTTGTATTCTGCTTCCTCACTTTTAACTTTAATTGTATAAGGTTCAGTCTGCATTGATTTCGGAAGACATTTTACCAGGACTACATATATTTGTAAGAGGTTAATACAGAATTAATACATCTATGGTCCTGGATTTTCATCAGCAGATGGCGCTACATGCTGcttattattttgttgtatttttaaatatttccgatgaaaccaataaataaaaaattcacattGTCTTAAATTATCACTATATCAAATTAAAAGATAAGTTCTGTTACTGCTCagaggaaaataaaaaaggaatgtATTCGcgttataaaacatttattttaatcacaGAAGATCATTATAATCAACATTCGTCTAAATTTTATGtacgtaattaattatttaacaataagtttaaataaaaacaacgtataaactaaaaattaatttcgtCTAATCTCGGACATAAGTACAAATGTATTTTcaaactaataaattaaaataaacttagtgACTCACAATAATTTAacagtaattaataatattatacttaaAAAGTAGGAACATCGATTTCTTTTGAAACTTTCGGCGGGCATTGGCGTGGtcgtacatatttattttcctGAAAAGAGAGAATAAATTTGttcgaaaattaaacaaaaacggTTGACTAGTACTTgctaatagatggcgttgtatatAAATTAGGTATTTGGTTGTAACATTATGAAAGTCAAACGAAGCAATGTCATTGAAGAATCATTCTCAGAGATAGATAGTGGAAAAAACTGAAGCTTTCAAGACTATTTTGTCAAATTATCTCGTTGGCTAAATATATCGAGAGTTAAAAGGCTAAAATTTggtttaatacgcgacatttaggTATCTGTGTAATTAAAGggcctttttattttttgattaaGATCAACaattgaatgttttttattgaattacaaTTAAGTTGACTCCGTACAATTTctttcaaatagctgaagaagtttttttgttatattattttttccaaaCTCCGTACAGCACTCCAGTgaagttgtaaaaatgtcgcttaaaccaaataccctTTCACGGTTGGATATTTAAATTTGCCTTTTTTTACTCGCTCTTTCGTTTCAATgagtttcaaattaaaatggcgttaaagagttttttataagaatattttaagtaaagtttttacttaaaatagcTAGGTTGTATATTTTACGGATAGATGGCGCTATCATCAAATTAAAAGTACCTTTTCTACTTGCTTGGCTTGACCGGGTAAATGAAGGTGGAACCGGTGTCCTTGCCGTAAATGTTTTTAGCCACGCACGTGTAGTTGCCCATGTCGGACCACTTGAGGCCGCTGATGTACAGGTCCCCGGACGGCAGCACCTGATTGAGAAGAAAATATAGTCCCATCAATTTTCGCGTAAATAGAAAGCAAATCACCTCAATATTAAACAGAAACCTCCAGAAATGATGGTAATTATCGGGAATCGAGCCCGTGCTCAACTCGAAGTCAGGGCTAAAATCCACTGAGTCAACAAGTCGATCAAAAGCAACATAAGCTATTCAACAAAATGCGCGGGAAGCACTAAAAAACATGGCGTCTCACATTGCTTTACGTAAATGAATTTCCGCGAATCTAATTACACTTTATCGCATGAATCCGAAACTTTAATGTGAGCCACAATACAATTACACCGATAATTCACTCCAGGTAATTAATCAACAAGAAATTTTCACGGAAGCGttaataagcttttttttttctacgtaagttgatagccctgagaggctatttcagcgtaaccttaactagtaggtgagctcacggggctcaaacctcacgacgttgctaacacgaacccgagcaagagccgtgcttcacaaaatctaccaccggatcgggaacgcgaaccactgagaagatacggcgagaaactcagtgggttgtgtttgtgggttaatttactcgtcgagcccttcgtcgtaagcgacgggttcggcgagaacgatgaccggtacctaaaagcacattctgtccgcaggatcgggaatgtagttaccggcgaaGTGGCGGCACGTTAATAAGCAATTAATACAAGCTGCATCTAGAACAATTtactcattcgcgaagcagctactcttgagctgttaggtctccttcggaggcgctcgggtagctgttagcaaatcctacccctcctggctgagcccttgctcgcccacctgtccttgtgaaactggaaaggcctcagggccaccagtacactcaatcataaaaaaaagtacaatttatATCGTCATTCAACGCTTACTCTTATCCTGCCAAAGGTCTCGTAGACCAGGTTGTTGTCGCCATATTGCCAGTACACCTGGGTCTTGGCGTAGCTGAACACCCTGCAGGGAAGCAGCAGGTCGGTCCCGATGTTCTGGAAGACCGCGCTGTAGTGCAGAGTGATTGTGGGCTTGATGGGCTTGAAGAGAAGCTTCTCCAAGCTTAATAAGTCCTCCTCGTCACCTGAAGAGGCCGAGACTGGTTAGGCAAGTAACGTCGAAGGATCTAGAAACTTAACCGCATAATATTACGATACATTATACGATATACGATACATTATAATGTATTAACTTtagttttgattttaaattgaataagatattttaatacaacgattcattttgttatgttttattgCAAACCTACGTACCAAAAAAATGCTATATGTTGTCTTATCGTCAAGGCTAatacatatatactaatatataaatctacagtggtttttacggatgttccgttataactactgaaccgtgcatccgattgacttgaaacttggtatccatgtagaaaatacatgtacataatggattggctaatatttatatgagtgttggactccctacaccagttgcgggggcgttaattatgagaatctttgtcggggtgagaaataataatgttaattttaaatgcccagcgaagcggacgggtacagctaattatacaataataatgtaaggaaatacaTTGAATTGCGTTCTAGTAAAATCTACCGGcaaatcaaaaaatttgcaaaaaaacctcgtatttatattataacatataTAGTgctaagacgtcttgtgagtactcacgggtaggtaccaccactctgcctatttctgccgtgaagcagtaatgcgtttcggcttgaaaggcggAACAGCCatagttaaaagtgagaccttagcactcatgcctcaaggtgggtgatggatttacgtagtagatgtctatgggctccgttaaccacgatgacatcaggtgggctgtgagctcgtccatccatctcagcaataaacaaaaaaaaaaccaaaattccCTCGTGTGCTTCCGTGAGCTCTACTCACCGTCAGTGTACACAGTGGTGGTGGCGCTGTCTCGCTTGAGCCCCGCGCTGGCCGCGCAGGTATACCGGTCGCCATCAGTGGGAGCGACCACGACCAGCTTGCTGACGATCTTGGCGAAGCTCTCCGGGTCGGTCAGGATGACTTCGTTAGTTGCCTCTTCgtactaaacaaaaaataaatcgatCAGTACCTTCACGCTGTATTTTTTTgtccattcccgatcct harbors:
- the IBP2 gene encoding insulin-related peptide binding protein precursor (The RefSeq protein aligns at 87% coverage compared to this genomic sequence), with amino-acid sequence MISIMSAQLVLVALVSLQCGLNASAIDSTKLDNSLSSAPSVPKRRVLKNFAHISQAPPDTVHHTTGSQLELECLIIGKPAPIVEWLKNGEPIEEYEEATNEVILTDPESFAKIVSKLVVVAPTDGDRYTCAASAGLKRDSATTTVYTDGDEEDLLSLEKLLFKPIKPTITLHYSAVFQNIGTDLLLPCRVFSYAKTQVYWQYGDNNLVYETFGRIRNIGTDLLLPCRVFSYAKTQVYWQYGDNNLVYETFGRIRVLPSGDLYISGLKWSDMGNYTCVAKNIYGKDTGSTFIYPVKPSK